The sequence NNNNNNNNNNNNNNNNNNNNNNNNNNNNNNNNNNNNNNNNNNNNNNNNNNNNNNNNNNNNNNNNNNNNNNNNNNNNNNNNNNNNNNNNNNNNNNNNNNNNNNNNNNNNNNNNNNNNNNNNNNNNNNNNNNNNNNNNNNNNNNNNNNNNNNNNNNNNNNNNNNNNNNNNNNNNNNNNNNNNNNNNNNNNNNNNNNNNNNNNNNNNNNNNNNNNNNNNNNNNNNNNNNNNNNNNNNNNNNNNNNNNNNNNNNNNNNNNNNNNNNNNNNNNNNNNNNNNNNNNNNNNNNNNNNNNNNNNNNNNNNNNNNNNNNNNNNNNNNNNNNNNNNNNNNNNNNNNNNNNNNNNNNNNNNNNNNNNNNNNNNNNNNNNNNNNNNNNNNNNNNNNNNNNNNNNNNNNNNNNNNNNNNNNNNNNNNNNNNNNNNNNNNNNNNNNNNNNNNNNNNNNNNNNNNNNNNNNNNNNNNNNNNNNNNNNNNNNNNNNNNNNNNNNNNNNNNNNNNNNNNNNNNNNNNNNNNNNNNNNNNNNNNNNNNNNNNNNNNNNNNNNNNNNNNNNNNNNNNNNNNNNNNNNNNNNNNNNNNNNNNNNNNNNNNNNNNNNNNNNNNNNNNNNNNNNNNNNNNNNNNNNNNNNNNNNNNNNNNNNNNNNNNNNNNNNNNNNNNNNNNNNNNNNNNNNNNNNNNNNNNNNNNNNNNNNNNNNNNNNNNNNNNNNNNNNNNNNNNNNNNNNNNNNNNNNNNNNNNNNNNNNNNNNNNNNNNNNNNNNNNNNNNNNNNNNNNNNNNNNNNNNNNNNNNNNNNNNNNNNNNNNNNNNNNNNNNNNNNNNNNNNNNNNNNNNNNNNNNNNNNNNNNNNNNNNNNNNNNNNNNNNNNNNNNNNNNNNNNNNNNNNNNNNNNNNNNNNNNNNNNNNNNNNNNNNNNNNNNNNNNNNNNNNNNNNNNNNNNNNNNNNNNNNNNNNNNNNNNNNNNNNNNNNNNNNNNNNNNNNNNNNNNNNNNNNNNNNNNNNNNNNNNNNNNNNNNNNNNNNNNNNNNNNNNNNNNNNNNNNNNNNNNNNNNNNNNNNNNNNNNNNNNNNNNNNNNNNNNNNNNNNNNNNNNNNNNNNNNNNNNNNNNNNNNNNNNNNNNNNNNNNNNNNNNNNNNNNNNNNNNNNNNNNNNNNNNNNNNNNNNNNNNNNNNNNNNNNNNNNNNNNNNNNNNNNNNNNNNNNNNNNNNNNNNNNNNNNNNNNNNNNNNNNNNNNNNNNNNNNNNNNNNNNNNNNNNNNNNNNNNNNNNNNNNNNNNNNNNNNNNNNNNNNNNNNNNNNNNNNNNNNNNNNNNNNNNNNNNNNNNNNNNNNNNNNNNNNNNNNNNNNNNNNNNNNNNNNNNNNNNNNNNNNNNNNNNNNNNNNNNNNNNNNNNNNNNNNNNNNNNNNNNNNNNNNNNNNNNNNNNNNNNNNNNNNNNNNNNNNNNNNNNNNNNNNNNNNNNNNNNNNNNNNNNNNNNNNNNNNNNNNNNNNNNNNNNNNNNNNNNNNNNNNNNNNNNNNNNNNNNNNNNNNNNNNNNNNNNNNNNNNNNNNNNNNNNNNNNNNNNNNNNNNNNNNNNNNNNNNNNNNNNNNNNNNNNNNNNNNNNNNNNNNNNNNNNNNNNNNNNNNNNNNNNNNNNNNNNNNNNNNNNNNNNNNNNNNNNNNNNNNNNNNNNNNNNNNNNNNNNNNNNNNNNNNNNNNNNNNNNNNNNNNNNNNNNNNNNNNNNNNNNNNNNNNNNNNNNNNNNNNNNNNNNNNNNNNNNNNNNNNNNNNNNNNNNNNNNNNNNNNNNNNNNNNNNNNNNNNNNNNNNNNNNNNNNNNNNNNNNNNNNNNNNNNNNNNNNNNNNNNNNNNNNNNNNNNNNNNNNNNNNNNNNNNNNNNNNNNNNNNNNNNNNNNNNNNNNNNNNNNNNNNNNNNNNNNNNNNNNNNNNNNNNNNNNNNNNNNNNNNNNNNNNNNNNNNNNNNNNNNNNNNNNNNNNNNNNNNGGAACAATTCTGGAGAAGATCTCAGATTAtggtttgtcatcatcaaaaagggggaaaatgttatttgtagttttgatgatttgacaaacttagggaccttgtaaaggtaccggGTTTATTACTTAAGTATTGCAGGTTCttacttgagtattgcaggGTTCTTGTCTgaagtattgcagatgaaacaaacccagggacctagtagaggtaccaggctctcatgatgatgagccagtcgactgccagctggagatagtacagaaagtaggtgcacacttcccgatggcgtcagaaagtgtgacctttccaaccaatggcaaagaagtttaggaaagggacttgtctatacaaagacactttcctaaacactttttggtgagtttttgcaacttgataaaaacttttcaagaactcttgcaaaggctacaCAAAGCAAAGGCAGAATTATTCCAAGGACAACAGCAACATCTGGAGCTTTTCGTCTAGttgtttaggaatttattctcttgttcttaaattgtaaaccactcctaaatctataaaggaattggtGTGTTGTGTTAGAAGTCTAAGTTGTccaggtgggatagcttagtgggtagattgtttttctacttaggcttgttgaGCAATAGAGGACTATTGCTTaacggtaagattgataactctttcttacgtttggtgtaatcgtgtttcgcttttgcttttgaagattagtgaaaacgattgaaaatcctgtgagacaggtcgtggttttactcccttaagcaaggaggtttccacgtaaaatcattgtgttgattttactgcatttaactttctggtaTTTTTCTGAAGtgaagtaagggacctggtccattacttgttaagttGAGGCACATATTCTATCACTTATGATCATGGCTTTATCTTATTTTACATCTATAGCAAATTCGCAGGTGAAGAACATCTTCTTACTAGCTGGACAGAGCAACATGTCCGGCCTAGGAGGTGTTGTGAAGAACATATGGGATGGTATCGTTCCGCCGGAGTGTAGCCCTAATCCGGCCATCCTTAAACTTGATGCCAATCTTCAATGGGTGGAGGCAACTGAACCTTTACATGCAGATATTGATGTGAATGTTACTTGTGGGATTGGTCCAGGTACGTAGAGACGGATTTATAAGGAGTTAAACTAAACTCAAAGCTTTCGGCTCGAATTATGTATGTAGTTGTCAATACGAGCTAGCCCAATCCGTCATGGCTAACCAATATGAATTTTGGAATTTGATGGGACAGGTCTGACCCACTATTTTGATGGGCCAAAAACATCTAAGTCTAATCCAACACTAAATGGGCTGCAACTGGGGACCCATGCATTAGAATTTTAATGTTTACATAAatatcttgaagataatattacCAAgtgtttcttttcaaatatcttGAGATGTCATAAACCAACAATATAGCTCCCTTTgtgagaaaaaagaagaagaaaacacactaatgtttttttttttaatttttaaaattgtgtaTGCGTATAAATAGATTAGACTTGCTCTGAACATACTAACTATAAATTCTAGATTCGTCTATGCAGGTATGCCCTTTGCAAATTCTTTGTTGAACAAAACTTCATGTTTTGGGATAGTAGGGTTGGTACCATGCGCGATGGCGGGGAACAAAATAAGTGAATGGCAAAAGGGGACTTTCCTTTACAATCAGCTGGTGATGAGAGCCAAGGCTTCTACAGTGCAAGAATATGGGATAATTAGAGGTATGCTTTGGTATCAAGGGGAGAGTGACACAATGAGCCAGAGTGATGCAAAttcttataaagaaaaaatgcaACAATTTTTCACTGACTTGAGAAATGATGTTGGAATACCAGAGCTTTTGATTATCCAGGTAAACTCTAATGCTACACTCTCTCtccgttttaatttgtttgtctggtttggataagtaaatatatttttttttgttcaaacttTGTGTGTAGGTGGCTCTAGCTTCAGGAGGAAAACATTACACAGAAATAATAAGAGAAGCACAGTTAAATCCTGGCATTGCTAATGTAGTAACTGTTGATGCCAAGGGCTTGCAGTTGCAAAAAGACAATTTACACCTTACTGCTTCTTCACAAGTTCTTCTAGGACAAATGATGGTTGATGCTTTTCTTGAGACAATCTTAACCACAACCTCATCTATTAATTGTTAATAGTGaaacaataatatttcaattaagTGCTATCTAGGTCGATCACATCATCATGTTTATCTTTagatttatatatgtattagttTCTGAATACGTGTCAATCAGACTTCTAGATACATATGATATCAaattatatgtgaaaattgtTAGAATCGAAATAAGCAGGCgtaatgcggaagctagcaaagcaaattTCGAAAAATCATAAGTAAGAAGAcaaacgagaaatatatcaaaagacacagagatttaacgtggttcaaTCGAttgacctacgtccacaaaggagatgagcaatgcattataaatatgagagtacaaaatacagagaaacaacctcaaccaattcattcggaatacatgggaggttcacacaagtgataacgtatcaagcttgtgacccacaaatttcccccctaaccaaaactctcaaagcctttaaaAGACTACATTGtaaatgctgattaagttagaaggaacattccttaaaaaaaaattagtcaatccaaaactttttcctaaaagaaaaacctatttatggtgaGAAATTTAACGCAAATAAAACTCAACAAAAGAGAATTTGAAAAAATCTATAGGGAAATGTACAactcaaattgatgaataatcaACCTATTCAAATGATTTATTCTTGAACGTAAAATTATTAACTATCGATCATACCAac comes from Solanum pennellii chromosome 1, SPENNV200 and encodes:
- the LOC107024941 gene encoding probable carbohydrate esterase At4g34215, with the translated sequence MAKSMVLLIVIFEAHILSLMIMALSYFTSIANSQVKNIFLLAGQSNMSGLGGVVKNIWDGIVPPECSPNPAILKLDANLQWVEATEPLHADIDVNVTCGIGPGMPFANSLLNKTSCFGIVGLVPCAMAGNKISEWQKGTFLYNQLVMRAKASTVQEYGIIRGMLWYQGESDTMSQSDANSYKEKMQQFFTDLRNDVGIPELLIIQVALASGGKHYTEIIREAQLNPGIANVVTVDAKGLQLQKDNLHLTASSQVLLGQMMVDAFLETILTTTSSINC